Proteins encoded in a region of the Rhodovulum sp. MB263 genome:
- a CDS encoding LuxR C-terminal-related transcriptional regulator, protein MAYDQISDADLNLTGFMDAPIGLMVLSNRVIQRINTEIERIFGWTRDELEGRSIRALYPSSVDYEKTGSRWRRWLDERPRYTDERFMQCRSGEIIWTRASGRTLTPGDPFRLMVWTFEHLENRPPNSATLTPREREVARYIVNGYTSKETGLAMGISPRTVEVHRGSVMKKLGVQNAAELVAKMIVQN, encoded by the coding sequence ATGGCTTACGACCAGATATCCGACGCAGATCTCAACCTTACCGGCTTCATGGATGCGCCCATCGGTCTGATGGTGTTGTCGAACCGGGTGATCCAGCGAATCAATACCGAGATCGAACGGATCTTCGGCTGGACCCGCGACGAGCTGGAAGGCCGGTCGATCCGGGCGCTCTACCCCTCAAGCGTGGATTACGAGAAAACCGGTTCACGCTGGCGGCGCTGGCTTGACGAGCGTCCACGCTATACCGACGAGCGCTTCATGCAGTGCCGCAGCGGAGAGATCATCTGGACGCGGGCATCCGGGCGGACCCTGACCCCGGGGGATCCCTTTCGGCTCATGGTCTGGACCTTCGAACATCTCGAGAACCGTCCGCCGAATTCGGCCACGCTGACCCCCCGCGAACGCGAGGTCGCGCGCTACATCGTGAATGGTTACACCAGCAAGGAAACAGGCCTTGCCATGGGCATCTCGCCACGGACGGTCGAAGTGCATCGCGGCTCGGTGATGAAAAAGCTGGGCGTGCAGAATGCAGCCGAACTCGTTGCAAAAATGATCGTGCAAAACTGA
- a CDS encoding thiolase domain-containing protein, protein MTQDIFIIGSGHTRFGRLEDTLEDMIVEAAREALEEARIPPAEIDAVFLGHFNSGLVPDGFASSLILQAHPDLRFKPATRCENACASGAAAFHAGLNAITAGRARNVLVVGAEKMTHRPTADVTAALAGAGYQNDAAEAALSFPQVFAIAAGQYADRYGDPMDAMAQIAAKNHENAMKNPLAHMHKPLSHEFCREVSDKNPLIAPPLRLSDCSLVTDGAAAIVLSAADAHARDATARVRIAAAEHVSDYLPMSRRDFVAFEGPERAIRRAYEIAGITVDDLDFAEVHDCFTPAELLIYEAMGLAPKGQGARALDDGTVHADGRTPVNLSGGLKAKGHPVGATGVSMNALGFRQLTGRAGDMQRKGAEWGLTFNMGGAAVANYATILQADRA, encoded by the coding sequence ATGACGCAGGACATCTTTATCATCGGCTCCGGCCACACCCGTTTCGGACGGCTCGAAGACACGCTTGAGGATATGATCGTAGAGGCGGCGCGCGAGGCGCTGGAAGAGGCTCGGATCCCGCCGGCGGAAATCGATGCCGTGTTCCTCGGCCACTTCAATTCCGGGTTGGTGCCTGACGGTTTTGCCTCCTCGCTGATCTTGCAGGCACATCCCGACCTGCGGTTCAAACCGGCGACGCGCTGTGAAAACGCCTGCGCCTCTGGCGCTGCTGCGTTTCATGCCGGGCTGAATGCCATTACCGCCGGACGCGCCCGCAACGTGCTCGTCGTCGGCGCCGAGAAGATGACCCATCGGCCGACCGCAGATGTCACCGCCGCGCTGGCGGGGGCCGGGTATCAGAACGACGCAGCGGAAGCGGCGCTGAGCTTTCCGCAGGTCTTCGCCATCGCGGCCGGGCAATATGCCGACCGCTACGGCGACCCGATGGACGCCATGGCGCAGATCGCGGCGAAGAACCATGAAAATGCGATGAAGAACCCTCTGGCGCATATGCACAAGCCGTTGAGCCATGAGTTCTGTCGCGAGGTGAGCGACAAGAATCCGCTGATCGCGCCCCCCTTGCGGCTGAGCGATTGCTCGCTGGTGACGGACGGCGCCGCCGCCATCGTCCTGAGTGCTGCGGATGCCCATGCCCGGGACGCCACCGCCCGCGTGCGGATCGCCGCTGCCGAACATGTTTCCGATTACCTTCCCATGAGCCGCCGGGATTTCGTCGCTTTCGAGGGGCCGGAACGCGCCATTCGCCGCGCCTATGAAATAGCGGGCATCACTGTCGACGATCTCGATTTTGCGGAGGTCCATGACTGTTTCACCCCGGCGGAACTGCTCATCTACGAGGCCATGGGGCTTGCACCGAAAGGCCAGGGCGCGCGCGCGCTTGATGACGGCACGGTTCATGCCGATGGCCGTACACCCGTGAACCTCTCTGGCGGGCTCAAGGCCAAGGGGCACCCGGTGGGCGCGACCGGCGTGTCGATGAATGCTCTGGGCTTCCGGCAACTGACCGGACGCGCCGGCGACATGCAGCGCAAGGGCGCGGAATGGGGGCTGACCTTCAACATGGGCGGTGCCGCCGTCGCCAATTACGCCACGATCCTGCAGGCCGACCGCGCCTGA